From the genome of Meleagris gallopavo isolate NT-WF06-2002-E0010 breed Aviagen turkey brand Nicholas breeding stock unplaced genomic scaffold, Turkey_5.1 ChrUn_random_7180001948127, whole genome shotgun sequence, one region includes:
- the LOC116217762 gene encoding scale keratin-like has protein sequence MSCYDLCPPKTSVAVPQPIAESCNELCARQCPDSTAFIQPPPVVVTFPGPILSSFPQQAVVGSS, from the coding sequence ATGTCTTGCTACGACCTGTGCCCACCAAAAACCAGCGTTGCCGTGCCCCAGCCCATCGCTGAGAGCTGCAACGAGCTGTGCGCACGCCAGTGCCCCGACTCAACGGCCTTCATCCAGCCACCGCCCGTCGTCGTCACCTTCCCCGgccccatcctcagctccttcccccagcaAGCCGTGGTGGGCTCCTCC
- the LOC104916788 gene encoding LOW QUALITY PROTEIN: scale keratin-like (The sequence of the model RefSeq protein was modified relative to this genomic sequence to represent the inferred CDS: deleted 2 bases in 1 codon), translating into PHPDQLLPTHTGPNKRAAYGECWHSPLLPGSAQEKGEWMGLHWHGLDVGLDGRRAGCCGVAVTLWQWLQSCCVQLSMIMGLALPGHLLTHSSPFCNFALQAHLSHTKMSCYDLCPPKTSVAVPQPIAESCNELCARQCPDSTAFIQPPPVVVTFPGPILSSFPQQAVVGSSGAPAFGGSLGLGGLYGAGATQGSGGLCTFGRPYASPACSPCPLPRYSRKLWDTCGPC; encoded by the exons CCCCATCCAGATCAGCTCCTCCCAACGCACACAGGCCCTAATAAAAGAGCAGCCTATGGTGAGTGCTGGCATTCACCTCTCCTGCCTGGCTCAGCTCAGGAAAAGGGTGAGTGGATGGGCCTCCATTGGCACGGGCTGGATGTGGGTCTTGATGGTAGGAGAGCTGGGTGTTGTGGAGTGGCTGTGACCCTGTGGCAGTGGCTCCagtcctgctgtgtgcag cttTCCATGATCATGGGCTTAGCTCTGCCAGGGCATCTCCTCACTCACAGCTCCCCTTTTTGCAACTTTGCACTGCAGGCTCATCTCTCTCACACCAAGATGTCTTGCTACGACCTGTGCCCACCAAAAACCAGCGTTGCCGTGCCCCAGCCCATCGCTGAGAGCTGCAACGAGCTGTGCGCGCGCCAGTGCCCCGACTCAACGGCCTTCATCCAGCCACCGCCCGTCGTCGTCACCTTCCCCGgccccatcctcagctccttcccccagcaAGCCGTGGTGGGCTCCTCCGGAGCACCCGCCTTTGGGGGCTCCCTGGGGCTGGGGGGCCTCTACGGCGCCGGGGCCACTCAGGGCTCGGGGGGCCTCTGCACCTTTGGCAGACCCTACgcttctcctgcctgcagcccctgccccttGCCCCGCTACAGCAGGAAGCTCTGGGACACCTGTGGCCCCTGCTAA